A single genomic interval of Candidatus Jordarchaeales archaeon harbors:
- a CDS encoding OsmC family protein — protein MSEPVLVAEAELKWREKLSFEAKIDGFPPLIMDEPREIGGDASGFSPLDLLAASIGGCLSAALMFCFKKAKLSPYDVSVKSKVVVVRENGYLRVKNVDVELIVELDSETAKKAEQCLSIFRNYCIVTKSVERGIPVNLEIKTRQK, from the coding sequence ATGAGTGAACCCGTTCTTGTGGCTGAAGCAGAATTGAAGTGGCGTGAGAAACTCAGCTTCGAAGCTAAAATAGATGGATTTCCACCTCTAATAATGGACGAGCCCCGGGAAATAGGCGGCGACGCGTCCGGGTTTAGCCCTCTCGACCTTCTGGCAGCATCAATTGGCGGTTGCTTATCAGCGGCATTAATGTTCTGCTTCAAAAAGGCGAAGCTCTCCCCTTACGATGTTTCCGTGAAGTCTAAGGTTGTCGTTGTAAGGGAAAACGGGTACCTTAGAGTTAAGAACGTAGACGTTGAGCTAATCGTGGAACTCGACAGCGAAACAGCTAAGAAAGCCGAGCAGTGTCTCTCGATATTCAGAAACTATTGCATAGTCACCAAGTCCGTGGAGCGGGGAATACCGGTAAACCTAGAAATAAAAACGCGGCAAAAGTAG
- a CDS encoding DUF47 family protein, which translates to MPDLASWFRVRREEKSISLIDEHTRKVFNCVTELVSLVELIMSGCSPEEISVVARRVGEIEHEADIIRRSILTTLSEGRLDPSEREDLVHLTKRLDAVANNANAVARRISILDPQYIRMLGEQFVRMLHDAKKCVEKLLETIDALREGRDIIPLVDEVDRIEFEVDQDHLALRKSLQEWKCSEIPPFAAITLSNMIDFVEGIADSAEDTAEFIRLVSIKRPPRRR; encoded by the coding sequence TTGCCTGATTTAGCCAGTTGGTTCCGCGTTAGGAGAGAGGAAAAATCGATCAGTTTGATAGACGAGCACACCAGGAAGGTTTTCAACTGCGTTACAGAACTTGTCAGCTTAGTTGAACTGATAATGAGCGGTTGCAGCCCCGAGGAAATATCTGTTGTAGCACGCAGGGTTGGTGAGATAGAACACGAGGCAGACATCATAAGGAGAAGCATCCTCACTACGCTTTCAGAGGGACGGCTGGATCCTTCCGAGAGAGAAGACTTGGTTCACCTGACTAAACGGCTTGACGCCGTAGCCAACAACGCTAACGCTGTTGCCAGAAGGATCTCCATCTTGGACCCACAGTATATCAGGATGCTAGGCGAACAGTTCGTAAGAATGTTGCACGACGCCAAGAAGTGCGTGGAGAAGCTATTAGAAACCATAGATGCTCTCAGAGAGGGACGCGACATTATACCTCTCGTAGACGAGGTAGACCGCATAGAGTTTGAAGTGGACCAAGACCACTTAGCTCTAAGGAAGTCGCTTCAAGAATGGAAGTGCAGTGAAATTCCTCCATTCGCGGCGATAACCTTAAGCAACATGATAGACTTCGTTGAGGGAATAGCCGACTCTGCAGAAGACACGGCAGAGTTCATAAGGCTCGTCTCAATAAAAAGGCCACCAAGACGCAGGTGA
- a CDS encoding methylenetetrahydrofolate reductase has protein sequence MKGFLEKGFAVIGQVDSARVTNLKAIVEAVKSMGKVSAVIVSEPRETLGVANTVVVSGVVKKETGLEVICQLTCRDRNRAALLSDVLAAGMLGVNHFLVTDGSHPKMSDIPHAMAVFDLDSAQLVQMLKTLSEKGEVFGQKIPEPPNLCVGAIAFPAASPIEVEVKRLERMTKAGLDFIVTYPTFNFEALKSFKKAVSFLGVPVVVGIRIPANVADARRLNEDPRVIVPPELINALEKAETLEGEEKVKARLKVNIEFFTKFIKALKDEGFAGCSLHAPGMEQAVNQLASKLKA, from the coding sequence ATGAAGGGTTTTTTGGAGAAAGGGTTCGCCGTCATAGGCCAAGTGGACTCTGCAAGGGTTACCAACCTGAAAGCTATTGTTGAAGCAGTTAAATCCATGGGTAAGGTTTCAGCGGTCATAGTTTCCGAGCCCAGAGAAACGCTGGGCGTGGCTAACACTGTCGTCGTGTCTGGAGTTGTGAAGAAAGAGACCGGGTTGGAAGTCATATGCCAGCTCACGTGCAGGGACAGGAATAGGGCAGCCCTACTTTCAGACGTCCTAGCTGCTGGAATGCTTGGTGTCAACCACTTCCTGGTGACCGATGGCAGTCACCCGAAGATGAGCGACATTCCACATGCCATGGCAGTCTTCGACTTAGACTCCGCCCAACTAGTCCAGATGTTGAAAACACTGTCCGAAAAAGGGGAGGTTTTTGGGCAGAAGATTCCGGAGCCACCGAACTTATGCGTTGGGGCAATAGCCTTTCCAGCGGCTTCTCCCATTGAGGTCGAGGTGAAGAGGCTTGAAAGAATGACTAAAGCCGGATTAGACTTCATAGTCACCTATCCCACTTTCAACTTTGAAGCTTTGAAGAGCTTCAAGAAAGCTGTTAGTTTTCTCGGCGTCCCGGTGGTAGTTGGCATTAGGATACCTGCTAACGTGGCCGACGCGAGACGCTTAAACGAAGACCCGCGAGTCATCGTTCCCCCAGAGCTGATAAATGCTCTTGAGAAAGCCGAAACGCTGGAGGGAGAAGAAAAAGTAAAAGCGCGCTTAAAGGTGAACATAGAGTTCTTCACGAAGTTCATTAAAGCACTCAAAGACGAAGGCTTCGCAGGGTGTAGTTTGCACGCCCCCGGAATGGAACAAGCCGTTAACCAGCTGGCGTCGAAGCTGAAGGCGTAA
- a CDS encoding 3-isopropylmalate dehydratase small subunit — MKVRGKVWKFGDNIDTDVVIPGRYLTLRDPDEMASHAMEVIRPEFAKMVKPGDIIVAGRNFGCGSSREEAAFVLKRLGVGAVVAESFARIFFRNAINLGLPVVECKGVSEAVNEGDEVEVDLEKGVLRNVTRNVELSCTVLPEFLMEFIKSGGAIEALKKKLKAQTK, encoded by the coding sequence ATGAAGGTTCGCGGTAAGGTTTGGAAGTTTGGCGACAACATCGATACTGACGTAGTGATTCCTGGAAGGTATCTAACTCTCCGAGACCCTGACGAGATGGCTTCCCACGCTATGGAGGTCATTAGGCCGGAGTTTGCCAAAATGGTGAAGCCGGGTGACATTATAGTTGCGGGAAGGAATTTTGGGTGTGGTTCCAGCAGGGAGGAGGCGGCGTTCGTCCTCAAGCGCCTTGGCGTTGGCGCAGTAGTCGCAGAGTCTTTCGCGAGAATATTCTTTAGGAACGCGATAAACCTTGGGCTTCCCGTGGTTGAATGTAAGGGTGTTTCTGAAGCTGTGAATGAAGGGGACGAGGTTGAGGTGGATCTTGAAAAAGGTGTTCTTAGAAACGTGACAAGGAACGTTGAGCTAAGCTGCACGGTTCTACCGGAGTTCTTAATGGAGTTCATAAAGAGCGGGGGGGCTATAGAGGCATTGAAAAAGAAACTTAAGGCTCAGACTAAGTGA
- a CDS encoding methylenetetrahydrofolate reductase C-terminal domain-containing protein, translating into MIVTVAKSDEEVKRALEPYRDIVVIGCGTCATICRTGGEDQVKEMVKKLLEWGKNVLASIVIESPCDVRINRRDLKRIDEEVKRADALLVMSCGAGVQAVGEASGKKTVAALDTVFLGEVEHIGRFLERCRECGVCVLNETEGLCPKVLCAKGLMNGPCEDMINGKCGVIGDEVDCVWVKVWERMKSEGREADFLKINPPLDRNVKVGAAKLVW; encoded by the coding sequence TTGATAGTTACCGTGGCTAAGTCTGATGAGGAGGTAAAGCGGGCGCTTGAACCATACCGCGACATAGTAGTCATCGGGTGTGGTACATGCGCCACGATATGTAGGACCGGTGGCGAGGATCAAGTGAAGGAGATGGTTAAGAAGCTCCTGGAGTGGGGCAAAAACGTCCTAGCCTCAATAGTAATAGAATCACCTTGCGACGTTAGGATAAACAGACGTGACCTAAAGAGAATCGATGAGGAGGTCAAAAGGGCTGATGCTCTGCTTGTCATGTCTTGCGGTGCAGGGGTGCAAGCTGTAGGTGAAGCCAGCGGAAAGAAGACAGTGGCCGCCCTAGACACCGTCTTCCTTGGGGAGGTGGAGCACATAGGACGATTTTTAGAAAGGTGCAGAGAGTGTGGGGTATGCGTCCTCAACGAGACAGAGGGGTTATGTCCTAAGGTTTTGTGCGCGAAGGGGCTCATGAACGGGCCGTGCGAAGATATGATTAACGGCAAGTGTGGGGTTATCGGGGATGAAGTTGACTGCGTCTGGGTGAAGGTGTGGGAGAGGATGAAGAGCGAGGGAAGGGAAGCAGACTTTCTCAAAATAAATCCCCCACTCGACAGGAATGTCAAAGTCGGGGCAGCTAAGCTCGTGTGGTGA
- a CDS encoding UbiA family prenyltransferase — MNEASRQLIHASCLSTTWKLFLNCRPWNAASWASLVVFGWTTTIKEFSLVDFFANLVVLGFFSVLLNGVSFAVNNVFDIEEDRRASKRNLVASGEVDARKVLMFSLVISGFSLVFFAYTCGLEGALLALSCLVLGLLYSAPPFRFKERPMLDVASHGLFLGSLLVLLGAYFRDGAPNNVTYAYSIAFFFISCIFQLQNLLGDYAFDRDAGVKTSIVRLGSLEKGRVISSIFIAVGIVVTVVAAWHFNINPLLLAVLLSVQVLNLLLIQPKTPVYAVYVFQKKVQPYLMTCWGTVLLFATLVS, encoded by the coding sequence TTGAATGAGGCGAGTAGGCAGCTTATACATGCTTCCTGCTTAAGCACTACTTGGAAGCTTTTCCTTAACTGTAGGCCGTGGAATGCAGCTAGCTGGGCTAGCTTAGTAGTGTTCGGGTGGACGACGACAATTAAAGAATTCTCACTTGTAGACTTCTTCGCCAACTTAGTTGTTCTAGGCTTCTTTTCAGTACTTCTTAACGGAGTCTCCTTCGCTGTCAACAACGTTTTTGACATTGAAGAGGATAGGAGGGCTTCTAAGAGGAACCTCGTCGCAAGTGGAGAGGTCGATGCGAGAAAGGTACTTATGTTCTCCCTAGTTATTAGTGGATTCTCGCTTGTCTTTTTCGCCTACACCTGCGGGCTAGAGGGAGCGCTACTTGCGCTATCCTGCCTCGTGCTTGGTTTGCTCTACTCGGCGCCGCCTTTCAGGTTCAAGGAGAGGCCCATGCTAGATGTGGCATCCCACGGCCTTTTCTTGGGATCCCTCCTAGTTTTACTGGGGGCTTACTTTAGAGACGGGGCGCCAAACAACGTGACCTATGCTTACTCGATAGCCTTCTTCTTCATCTCGTGCATCTTCCAGCTTCAGAACCTGCTCGGGGACTATGCTTTCGACAGAGACGCGGGAGTTAAGACGAGTATTGTGAGACTTGGCTCTCTTGAAAAGGGACGGGTGATTTCCAGCATTTTCATCGCTGTCGGGATCGTTGTAACCGTGGTGGCTGCGTGGCATTTCAACATTAACCCGCTACTATTAGCTGTCTTGCTTTCCGTGCAGGTCTTGAATCTTCTGCTCATCCAGCCTAAAACTCCAGTTTACGCGGTTTACGTTTTCCAGAAGAAGGTTCAGCCATACCTAATGACGTGTTGGGGAACTGTTCTGCTTTTCGCAACGCTAGTCTCTTGA
- a CDS encoding inositol-3-phosphate synthase, translating into MGKIKVAVAGVGNCCSALVQGVYMYKNHGDTVGLMHEVFGGYTVGDIEFVAAFDVDARKVGKDLSEAIFAEPNCYEKIYDVPKTGVKVKMGEVKDGIGEYISDYVKVSEEKPVDVAKELKESGAEILVNLIPTGGVEASNWYAEQALKAGCAFINATPAEIAVSEKWASKFQSAGLPLVGDDLMDQIGATVLHKAILEFLVKRGVKVEETYQLDIGGGLEALNTLQRDRGDFKRRVKTAAVKASLPYDAPVVAGTTDYISFMKNSRASYFWVRGLYFNRTPVKIDIFLNTVDGPNAAGILVDVIRGVKFAMDKGMGGVILPLCAYGFKKPPFSVRLSDAERLIAEFLRK; encoded by the coding sequence ATGGGTAAGATCAAGGTTGCGGTTGCAGGCGTTGGAAACTGCTGCTCCGCTCTTGTCCAAGGGGTTTACATGTACAAGAATCATGGTGATACCGTCGGGCTAATGCACGAAGTTTTCGGCGGATACACTGTTGGTGACATAGAATTTGTGGCTGCCTTTGACGTTGACGCACGCAAGGTTGGGAAAGACCTCTCGGAAGCCATTTTCGCTGAACCCAATTGTTACGAGAAGATTTATGACGTCCCGAAAACTGGTGTCAAGGTCAAGATGGGCGAGGTTAAGGACGGGATCGGCGAATACATCTCCGACTATGTTAAGGTGAGCGAGGAGAAACCGGTGGACGTAGCTAAAGAGCTCAAAGAGTCCGGTGCCGAAATATTAGTCAACCTCATACCCACTGGCGGCGTTGAGGCTTCAAATTGGTATGCTGAACAAGCTCTCAAGGCTGGCTGCGCGTTCATAAACGCGACGCCGGCTGAGATCGCCGTGAGCGAAAAGTGGGCCTCAAAGTTCCAGTCGGCCGGCCTACCTTTAGTCGGAGACGACCTAATGGACCAGATAGGCGCCACAGTCCTGCACAAGGCGATCCTAGAGTTCCTCGTGAAAAGGGGTGTCAAGGTAGAGGAAACATACCAGCTAGACATAGGCGGTGGCTTGGAAGCTCTAAACACTCTGCAGAGGGATAGGGGTGACTTCAAAAGGCGGGTTAAGACTGCGGCGGTTAAAGCCTCGCTTCCATACGACGCGCCGGTTGTAGCGGGAACAACTGACTACATAAGCTTCATGAAAAACTCTAGGGCATCCTACTTCTGGGTTAGAGGACTTTACTTTAACAGAACGCCGGTGAAAATAGACATATTCCTCAACACCGTGGACGGGCCAAACGCCGCCGGAATACTCGTCGACGTAATAAGAGGGGTCAAGTTCGCAATGGACAAGGGGATGGGCGGCGTTATACTTCCCCTTTGCGCTTACGGCTTCAAGAAGCCACCGTTTTCCGTAAGGCTATCCGACGCTGAGAGACTTATCGCGGAATTTCTGAGGAAGTGA
- a CDS encoding acylphosphatase, translating into MKVRARVIVSGRVQGVFFRDTTRREAKQRGVTGWVRNLPDGRVEAVFEGEKEAVEALIEFCKRGPPAARVTNVEIFWEEYKGEFKDFKIK; encoded by the coding sequence TTGAAGGTTAGAGCTAGGGTTATCGTTAGTGGGAGGGTTCAAGGGGTCTTCTTTAGGGACACTACTAGAAGGGAAGCTAAGCAACGTGGCGTAACAGGGTGGGTTAGAAACCTCCCAGACGGACGAGTGGAGGCCGTTTTTGAGGGAGAAAAAGAGGCTGTCGAAGCCCTCATTGAGTTCTGTAAAAGAGGACCGCCAGCTGCCAGGGTGACTAACGTGGAAATCTTCTGGGAGGAATACAAGGGAGAGTTCAAGGATTTCAAAATAAAGTGA
- a CDS encoding AMP-binding protein, whose product MVKEPVMSRSELEEHQNKLIRRVVKLAYNTRVYRRKFDEAGLKPSDIRTTEDLVKLPFSSKVDLVSDYMGAVGDPSDISVFHTTSGTSGTPTVVCFTNNDVEVQISLEARNLLTAGFRKGDVVQNTTPYGMFFAGIDIHEAARRIGAVVVPAGKQPTAKQQAWIINFFRPTGLIGIPQFILKWGYVYEELFGDPKEVGLKKVYALGEPLPEEKRKRIEDIWGAEVRVGYGLTEAGSGGECEERYGVHWPEDHTFVEVVDPETGERLGEGEKGELVFTTLTRTGTLALRYRSRDYSCIIEDKCSCGRVTRRVLPPEYRLDGLIKIKGALTSPFAIDAAVFRHEGVRDYLLVIREENGADRIDLFIDADEDKPEILASLAERLGGVVCFTPTFVHRVDKGGIPEIGRKAKKVIDLRGQTEYDEALKSFLEKYREKLTT is encoded by the coding sequence TTGGTCAAGGAGCCCGTAATGTCGAGGAGTGAGCTCGAGGAGCACCAGAACAAGCTTATTAGAAGAGTCGTGAAGCTGGCATACAACACTAGAGTTTACAGAAGAAAGTTTGACGAGGCTGGGCTTAAGCCGTCTGACATAAGAACCACGGAAGACCTCGTCAAGCTTCCTTTCTCGAGCAAGGTCGACTTGGTAAGCGACTACATGGGGGCTGTTGGAGACCCATCCGACATATCAGTGTTCCACACAACTTCTGGGACATCGGGCACGCCAACCGTTGTCTGCTTTACGAACAACGACGTGGAGGTGCAGATCTCCCTCGAGGCAAGGAACCTCCTCACCGCAGGCTTTAGGAAAGGAGACGTTGTGCAGAACACTACCCCTTACGGCATGTTCTTCGCCGGAATAGACATCCACGAAGCGGCGAGGAGAATAGGTGCTGTCGTGGTCCCCGCCGGTAAACAGCCAACAGCCAAACAACAGGCTTGGATTATAAACTTCTTTAGGCCGACTGGCTTGATTGGAATACCTCAGTTCATCCTCAAGTGGGGTTATGTTTACGAGGAGCTTTTCGGAGATCCAAAAGAAGTTGGCCTAAAAAAAGTGTATGCGCTCGGCGAACCCCTACCCGAAGAGAAGAGGAAGAGAATAGAGGATATATGGGGGGCTGAAGTCAGAGTCGGATACGGGTTGACCGAGGCGGGTAGTGGAGGGGAGTGCGAAGAGCGTTACGGTGTTCACTGGCCGGAGGATCACACGTTTGTCGAAGTCGTAGACCCTGAAACAGGCGAGCGCCTTGGTGAAGGGGAGAAGGGTGAGCTTGTCTTCACCACGCTCACGCGTACGGGCACCCTAGCCTTACGCTACCGCTCAAGGGACTACTCTTGTATAATTGAGGACAAGTGTAGTTGCGGAAGAGTGACCCGCAGAGTTCTTCCCCCAGAGTACAGGCTTGACGGCTTAATAAAGATCAAGGGCGCCCTTACAAGTCCATTCGCTATAGATGCGGCCGTCTTTAGGCATGAGGGAGTGCGCGACTACCTTCTCGTGATTAGGGAAGAAAATGGAGCGGACAGAATAGACCTGTTCATAGACGCTGATGAAGATAAACCCGAAATTTTAGCGTCCCTAGCTGAGCGCTTGGGTGGGGTGGTGTGCTTCACGCCGACGTTCGTACACCGTGTGGACAAGGGGGGCATACCAGAGATAGGGAGGAAGGCGAAGAAGGTTATAGACCTTAGAGGACAGACAGAGTACGATGAGGCTTTGAAATCCTTTCTGGAAAAATACCGCGAAAAACTCACTACATGA
- the mer gene encoding 5,10-methylenetetrahydromethanopterin reductase, whose product MVKIGIELVPERDTMETVKYIKHAEENGFHYAWVTDHYNNRNVYATLAVAAANTSKIRLGPGVTNPFLVYPAVTASAVATIDEISRGRAVMGIGAGDKGTLDQLGVEWKNPLTAVKEVVEICRLLWKGEAVKYDGQMFKIKNARLSYKPAGEIPIYIGAQGPKMLALAAEIGNGALINASNPKDIEPAVKIIKETLSKTGKKEFDIVAYTSFSVDANREEAKKMATYVVAFIAAAAPSVVLERHGISESAVQQIRELIGSGKIGKAAKSVTDDMLEAFSIYGTPSECAEKMAQLVKIGVTQLVVGSPIAADKMKAIELIGKEILPTL is encoded by the coding sequence TTGGTCAAGATAGGAATAGAGTTAGTCCCGGAAAGGGACACTATGGAGACGGTCAAATACATTAAACACGCTGAAGAGAATGGTTTTCACTACGCTTGGGTAACTGATCACTACAACAATCGCAACGTTTATGCCACTCTGGCGGTGGCGGCAGCAAACACCAGCAAGATAAGGTTGGGGCCCGGCGTCACCAACCCGTTCTTGGTTTACCCTGCTGTGACGGCTTCAGCAGTAGCTACAATAGACGAGATCTCTAGAGGAAGAGCCGTGATGGGGATAGGGGCAGGTGACAAAGGCACACTTGACCAGCTTGGAGTAGAGTGGAAGAACCCACTGACTGCTGTGAAGGAAGTAGTCGAAATATGCCGCCTTCTCTGGAAGGGCGAAGCCGTCAAGTACGACGGGCAGATGTTCAAGATAAAGAACGCCCGTCTCAGCTACAAGCCTGCAGGTGAAATTCCCATATACATAGGGGCTCAGGGTCCAAAGATGCTCGCCTTAGCGGCTGAAATCGGGAACGGCGCTCTCATCAACGCCTCAAACCCGAAGGACATAGAGCCTGCAGTTAAGATAATCAAGGAAACGCTAAGTAAAACCGGGAAGAAGGAATTCGACATAGTAGCTTACACCAGCTTCTCGGTGGACGCGAACAGGGAGGAAGCGAAGAAAATGGCTACATACGTCGTAGCGTTCATCGCTGCGGCCGCTCCGAGCGTTGTGCTCGAAAGGCACGGGATCTCTGAGAGCGCGGTTCAGCAAATAAGGGAGCTGATAGGGTCTGGCAAGATAGGGAAGGCGGCTAAGAGCGTGACCGACGACATGCTTGAAGCCTTCTCGATATACGGCACACCGAGCGAGTGCGCGGAGAAAATGGCGCAACTAGTAAAGATAGGAGTTACACAGTTGGTCGTCGGCTCACCTATAGCGGCGGACAAGATGAAAGCCATAGAGCTTATTGGGAAAGAAATTCTCCCAACGCTCTAA
- a CDS encoding nitroreductase family protein, whose protein sequence is MDFFEVVRARRSVRSYLDEDVSDGEVRRLLEAAILAPSAGNCQPWEFIVVRDEKRKEALSKAALGQRFIAEAPVVIVVCANIPRTAAHYGPRGANLYVIQDTAAATQNILLAATAMGLATCWVGAFDERKVSEILELPEEVRPLAIIPVGRPRKVPPMPPRIPLERVVHYEKW, encoded by the coding sequence GTGGATTTCTTCGAAGTAGTAAGGGCAAGGAGGAGTGTGCGAAGCTATTTGGACGAAGATGTTTCTGACGGTGAGGTGAGAAGGCTTCTTGAGGCGGCGATTCTTGCTCCCTCAGCTGGAAACTGCCAGCCGTGGGAGTTTATCGTTGTAAGAGACGAAAAACGCAAGGAGGCTTTGTCTAAAGCCGCCCTTGGGCAGAGGTTTATTGCCGAGGCGCCTGTGGTTATAGTTGTGTGCGCTAACATTCCGAGGACTGCAGCCCATTATGGGCCTCGGGGGGCGAACCTCTACGTGATACAGGACACGGCGGCAGCCACTCAGAACATACTTCTCGCGGCAACAGCTATGGGTTTAGCAACTTGTTGGGTTGGGGCTTTTGACGAGAGGAAGGTGTCAGAAATACTGGAACTACCGGAAGAGGTAAGGCCGCTTGCGATAATACCAGTCGGCCGACCGAGAAAGGTTCCACCTATGCCTCCGAGGATACCGTTGGAGCGCGTGGTTCACTACGAGAAGTGGTGA
- a CDS encoding NAD(P)-dependent oxidoreductase, which produces MSGEVALVTGACGFNGRYMVELLSRKGFHVRATDVKDDVTGEVKAVGASEFVKADLTRRDGLEELVKGVDVVFHIAALFDYLAPIEKLRLVNVEGTRNLFDALLKEGKVRRIILWSSVAVYGIVNEKNYKLPVTEDQPLTPECPGAYDRSKREQEELALKYCKEHGLPVTVIRPAPIYGPGNVYGVYNLIWFVAKGVLPFLPENAAKVSLPLVHVADVCEAAYFLAEKENTVGEVYNVVDDNTLNAKESLELIAALTGAHPVEFPVAPLRLLAKVIRQLSKVSGFMAKRRGERQKLEPDMLNYLLGNFYFSNEKLKRAGYKFRYPDRRVGLAETISWYIERGLL; this is translated from the coding sequence TTGAGTGGGGAGGTAGCGTTGGTTACTGGGGCTTGCGGTTTTAACGGGAGGTACATGGTTGAGTTGCTGTCTAGGAAAGGGTTTCATGTTAGGGCTACTGACGTGAAGGATGATGTTACGGGCGAGGTTAAGGCTGTTGGTGCTTCTGAGTTCGTGAAGGCAGACTTAACTAGGAGAGATGGACTGGAAGAGCTGGTTAAAGGTGTAGACGTTGTTTTTCATATCGCGGCGCTGTTCGATTACTTGGCTCCCATTGAGAAGCTTAGGCTGGTTAACGTTGAGGGGACGAGGAACTTGTTTGACGCGCTGCTTAAAGAGGGAAAGGTGCGAAGGATTATTCTTTGGAGTTCTGTCGCCGTTTACGGGATAGTTAACGAGAAAAACTATAAGCTTCCTGTGACTGAGGATCAGCCTTTGACTCCAGAGTGCCCTGGGGCCTACGATAGGTCGAAGCGGGAACAAGAAGAGCTGGCTTTAAAGTATTGTAAGGAGCATGGGCTGCCTGTTACTGTGATAAGACCAGCACCCATTTACGGTCCGGGCAACGTCTACGGGGTGTACAACTTGATTTGGTTTGTCGCTAAGGGGGTTTTGCCCTTCCTTCCTGAAAACGCGGCTAAGGTTTCGCTGCCATTAGTCCACGTGGCTGATGTTTGTGAAGCAGCGTACTTTTTGGCTGAAAAGGAGAATACTGTTGGCGAAGTTTACAACGTTGTCGATGACAACACGCTTAACGCGAAGGAAAGCTTGGAGCTTATAGCCGCGCTGACTGGAGCACACCCCGTAGAATTTCCTGTCGCACCGTTAAGACTGCTCGCGAAAGTCATCAGGCAGCTGTCCAAGGTTTCCGGCTTTATGGCTAAGCGTAGGGGGGAAAGGCAGAAGCTTGAACCGGACATGCTGAACTACCTCCTCGGAAACTTTTACTTCTCCAACGAGAAGCTCAAAAGGGCAGGATATAAGTTTAGGTATCCTGACAGGAGGGTTGGGTTAGCTGAGACTATTTCGTGGTATATTGAAAGAGGGTTGCTTTGA